In the Flagellimonas sp. HMM57 genome, one interval contains:
- a CDS encoding iron-containing alcohol dehydrogenase family protein, producing MVPRVMFGRDSFNQLGEVLLPKRKYQDAPFIFFVDDVFEESEIAANIPLAYNDQIVFISANVEPGTVQVDALVQKIRKEFPMLPSGIIGIGGGTLLDLAKAVSIVLTNGGNSADYQGWDLVKKPSIYHVGIPTISGTGAEVSRTAVLTGPAKKLGINSDHTTFDQVILDPNLTRGVCKEQWFYTGMDCFIHCIESLNGTYLNAFSQSYGEKALELCEDVFLGKLTSEESRDKLMMASWHGGMSIAYSQVGAAHAMSYGLGYLLGIKHGIGNCLVFQHLDEFYPIGIKLFNQMQEKQGIVMPQGICAGLRDDEFDIMIEVAMAMQPLWENALGKDWRNCIDRKKLRSIYEKI from the coding sequence ATGGTTCCTAGAGTAATGTTTGGAAGAGATAGTTTTAATCAATTGGGTGAGGTTTTGTTGCCCAAAAGAAAGTATCAAGACGCACCATTCATTTTTTTTGTGGATGATGTTTTCGAAGAGTCCGAGATAGCTGCAAATATTCCATTGGCATACAATGACCAAATTGTTTTCATTTCCGCAAATGTGGAGCCCGGAACGGTACAAGTTGATGCATTGGTCCAAAAAATCCGAAAGGAGTTCCCAATGCTTCCATCCGGTATCATTGGTATAGGAGGAGGTACTTTATTGGATTTAGCAAAAGCAGTGTCCATTGTGTTGACAAACGGGGGCAATTCAGCTGATTATCAGGGGTGGGATTTGGTCAAAAAACCTTCCATATACCACGTAGGTATCCCCACCATTAGCGGTACTGGTGCGGAAGTATCCAGAACGGCCGTATTGACAGGACCTGCAAAGAAATTGGGAATCAATTCTGACCACACGACCTTTGATCAGGTAATTCTAGACCCCAATCTTACACGAGGTGTTTGTAAGGAACAATGGTTCTACACGGGAATGGACTGTTTTATACATTGTATAGAATCCCTTAATGGAACATATTTAAACGCTTTTAGCCAAAGCTATGGTGAGAAGGCACTTGAGCTTTGTGAAGACGTGTTTCTTGGTAAACTGACCTCTGAAGAATCCAGGGATAAATTAATGATGGCATCTTGGCATGGGGGAATGAGTATAGCCTATTCCCAGGTAGGGGCGGCACATGCCATGAGTTATGGTTTGGGGTATTTGCTTGGGATTAAACACGGTATCGGAAATTGTCTGGTTTTTCAACACCTTGATGAGTTTTATCCCATAGGCATAAAGCTGTTCAACCAAATGCAAGAAAAACAGGGTATTGTTATGCCTCAGGGAATTTGTGCAGGTCTGCGTGATGATGAATTTGATATCATGATTGAAGTGGCCATGGCAATGCAACCTTTATGGGAAAATGCTTTGGGCAAGGATTGGAGAAATTGTATAGACCGGAAAAAATTAAGATCCATTTACGAAAAGATATAA
- a CDS encoding PAS domain-containing protein, giving the protein MSKDISTLDKLMLYLTDKSETSIFQTLPKSYIVLNLVGRILGYNSKFMELMGGGNNEEETLNVDDFLSDYNKKRFMIMLELVELKGHIDDFELEMTRPDGSMKIVWISASAIYDSNKEAIAFHCIISDMTKEQMFLGQIKEELQTFSLLRK; this is encoded by the coding sequence ATGAGTAAGGATATTTCAACTTTGGATAAATTAATGTTGTATTTAACGGACAAGAGTGAAACGAGTATTTTTCAAACTTTACCAAAAAGTTACATCGTTTTAAATCTTGTGGGAAGAATTCTGGGATACAATTCCAAGTTTATGGAATTAATGGGAGGTGGAAATAACGAGGAAGAAACATTAAATGTCGATGATTTTTTATCGGATTACAATAAAAAAAGATTTATGATTATGCTTGAGCTTGTAGAGCTCAAGGGCCATATTGATGATTTTGAGCTGGAAATGACAAGACCAGATGGGTCGATGAAAATTGTTTGGATTAGCGCTTCGGCCATATACGACTCCAATAAAGAAGCAATTGCTTTTCATTGCATTATATCCGATATGACTAAGGAACAAATGTTTTTGGGTCAAATTAAAGAAGAATTGCAAACCTTTTCGCTGCTAAGAAAGTGA
- a CDS encoding response regulator: MNYLFINDNKVQLMILKKALGQFVKSHKIRTLDNPMMAIDLIRSRVFLPDVIVVDFNMPVMDGLNFIKEMKFSNDWYSHIPIVVLTTVECAETAMECYRGGAAGYMVKPDDYRDLTHLLKVLIQYWEANLTPLLPALAVVKPIKN, encoded by the coding sequence ATGAATTATTTATTTATTAACGATAACAAAGTCCAATTGATGATATTGAAAAAGGCTCTTGGTCAATTTGTCAAATCCCATAAAATCAGGACTTTGGACAATCCGATGATGGCAATTGACTTGATTCGTTCCCGAGTCTTTTTGCCAGATGTTATCGTCGTTGACTTTAATATGCCTGTCATGGATGGTTTGAACTTTATCAAAGAAATGAAGTTTTCCAATGACTGGTACAGCCATATCCCTATAGTGGTGTTAACTACGGTAGAGTGTGCTGAAACTGCCATGGAATGTTATAGAGGCGGTGCCGCGGGCTATATGGTCAAACCGGATGATTATAGAGATCTTACCCATTTGTTGAAAGTATTGATTCAATATTGGGAAGCAAACCTTACCCCTCTTTTACCAGCATTGGCAGTTGTTAAACCCATTAAGAACTAA
- a CDS encoding LytTR family DNA-binding domain-containing protein, whose protein sequence is MRDRVAILTREKKECIALLDDLRNNGVGGHKVFLCWKDMWLSEQENRYDFILIDYFFFSILRDDIVCYHLFHRYKSKITFYSSITQNIVTQKGNMAVNLYRIFFRPFMDFNDLTVAESNNNCNFLKGDKNTVVDIDLERKYELGHTDGFFLKEGYSLIKFHLSEILCLESDRNYITVYLSDKKHLIRQTLQAALEVLPKQFYRINRSVVVNINKVDRIVGNSVHIKGLNKFRPLISNRYKHDILNAVPLFNEMIP, encoded by the coding sequence ATGAGAGATAGAGTCGCAATCTTAACAAGAGAAAAAAAAGAGTGTATCGCGTTGTTGGACGACTTGCGAAATAACGGGGTTGGTGGACATAAGGTTTTCTTATGCTGGAAAGACATGTGGTTATCGGAACAGGAGAATAGATATGATTTTATTCTGATAGATTATTTTTTTTTCAGCATACTTAGGGATGATATCGTCTGCTATCACTTATTTCATAGATATAAATCCAAGATAACCTTCTACAGTAGTATTACACAAAATATTGTAACTCAAAAAGGAAATATGGCGGTCAATCTATATCGAATTTTCTTTCGCCCCTTTATGGATTTTAACGACCTGACCGTGGCCGAAAGCAATAACAATTGCAATTTTCTAAAGGGGGACAAAAATACTGTCGTGGATATAGATTTGGAAAGAAAGTATGAACTGGGCCATACGGATGGTTTTTTTTTAAAAGAAGGATATTCGCTCATTAAATTTCATTTAAGTGAAATCCTATGTTTGGAAAGCGACAGGAATTATATCACTGTGTATTTATCTGACAAAAAGCATTTGATCAGACAAACACTTCAGGCCGCATTGGAAGTGTTGCCAAAGCAATTTTATAGGATAAATAGATCTGTTGTTGTCAATATCAATAAGGTTGATAGAATAGTAGGCAATAGCGTACATATCAAAGGTTTGAACAAATTTCGGCCCTTGATTTCAAATAGGTACAAACATGACATTTTAAATGCCGTGCCATTGTTTAATGAAATGATACCATAG
- a CDS encoding FG-GAP repeat protein has product MRQLWHMPTILLGMISLVGYGQSQIGADIGEVMGDFSQYSLSLSDDRTTMAIGAHHNNDNGKNSGHVTVYKSNSGDWRQVGLDINGERAGDWSGYSVDLSSDGSMVAVGAVINGDNGKNSGHVRVYEHAVGAWTQVGSDIDGEAPGDWSGYSLSLSDDGTIVAIGAIFNDGNGKNSGHVRVYKNGKGVWTQIGSDIDGRRAKDYFGASVSLSGDGNMVAIGAHQGIGRPGYVRVYRNISENWVQVGADIDGEVTGDFSGWSVGLSNDGAIVAIGAYMDNGNGERRGYVRVYQNDSGNWIQMGADIDGGKTNDDLSGLNVDVFGNDSVVVMGAMRKMMMVPNKSWESAMCAFTKKKPIP; this is encoded by the coding sequence ATGCGTCAATTATGGCACATGCCCACAATCCTATTGGGGATGATAAGTTTAGTTGGATATGGTCAATCACAGATAGGAGCTGATATTGGCGAGGTGATGGGTGATTTTTCCCAATATAGCTTGAGCTTATCGGATGACCGAACGACTATGGCCATTGGAGCACATCATAACAATGACAACGGTAAAAATTCAGGACATGTGACTGTTTATAAAAGCAACTCTGGGGATTGGCGCCAAGTGGGTTTGGATATCAATGGTGAAAGGGCTGGGGATTGGTCTGGCTATAGTGTTGACTTATCAAGCGATGGTTCTATGGTTGCCGTAGGGGCTGTTATCAATGGGGATAACGGTAAAAATTCGGGACATGTGCGCGTTTATGAGCATGCAGTTGGTGCATGGACCCAAGTGGGTTCGGATATCGATGGAGAGGCTCCTGGGGATTGGTCTGGCTATAGTTTGAGCTTGTCTGATGATGGTACTATTGTGGCCATAGGGGCTATTTTCAATGATGGTAACGGCAAAAACTCTGGGCATGTCCGTGTTTATAAAAATGGTAAAGGAGTTTGGACCCAGATAGGTTCCGACATCGATGGCCGGAGAGCAAAAGATTATTTTGGTGCAAGTGTAAGTTTATCCGGTGATGGAAACATGGTTGCCATAGGGGCTCATCAAGGAATAGGACGGCCTGGTTATGTCCGTGTATATAGAAATATTTCCGAAAATTGGGTTCAGGTAGGTGCGGATATTGATGGGGAAGTAACAGGTGATTTTTCAGGATGGAGTGTGGGTTTGTCCAATGATGGCGCCATTGTTGCCATAGGAGCTTACATGGACAATGGTAATGGAGAAAGAAGAGGTTATGTACGTGTTTACCAAAATGATTCTGGGAACTGGATTCAGATGGGAGCGGATATTGATGGCGGGAAAACAAATGATGATTTATCGGGATTAAACGTAGATGTATTTGGAAATGATTCTGTTGTGGTTATGGGGGCTATGAGAAAAATGATGATGGTACCAAACAAAAGCTGGGAGTCAGCCATGTGCGCATTTACAAAAAAAAAGCCAATTCCTTGA
- a CDS encoding RagB/SusD family nutrient uptake outer membrane protein, which translates to MKTIYKLSIGLLFLITACGDDLDQAPPNIARADSLTDFSQVLNAAYYYQLGAVTPMAIMGEFRSDNAFMFEPPYTEFDEYDNGLPAMEDDFFGPFYTALFRSILSTNIVIENSSDATEIGEAKFLRALSYFKLVQVFGDITVNLSPDPDYRDTSFLERQPASEVYDNLIIPDLEDAISALNIGSFEGRASGLAAQSLLGKVYAFRGDYASAEPFLAAVVEGAGAAGVSLKENFDEIFGAQNEVENSEIIFSTQIVSSIVDEYSPASRFWNWFVGDDSKSDFPVDQDLVAAFDASDANGGGTDLRRAVTLNDDGLTAIKFPKEGDLGPDHDWIEIRLADIILLYAETLNENGAPASTVLPLLDDIRTRAGLNSLTGTISSQAEVKQAILDERRLELAFEGHRWFDLVRTGTVDAEMGETIDANYYVFPIPISEILATNGIITQNPGY; encoded by the coding sequence ATGAAAACAATATATAAACTATCAATCGGATTATTGTTCCTGATAACAGCATGTGGTGATGATTTAGATCAGGCTCCACCTAACATAGCTAGGGCGGATTCCCTAACGGATTTTAGTCAGGTGTTGAATGCAGCGTATTATTATCAACTTGGTGCGGTAACACCCATGGCCATAATGGGTGAATTCAGGTCGGATAATGCCTTTATGTTTGAGCCACCATACACTGAATTTGATGAATATGATAATGGTCTTCCAGCCATGGAAGATGATTTTTTTGGGCCTTTTTACACTGCGTTGTTCAGGTCAATATTAAGTACAAACATCGTCATCGAAAATTCTTCGGATGCTACCGAGATAGGTGAGGCCAAGTTTTTAAGGGCATTGTCTTATTTCAAGCTCGTACAGGTTTTTGGGGACATCACGGTAAATTTATCTCCAGATCCAGATTATAGAGATACTTCTTTCTTGGAGAGACAACCAGCTTCGGAAGTGTATGATAACTTGATTATCCCTGATCTGGAAGACGCCATCTCAGCTTTAAATATTGGAAGTTTTGAAGGAAGAGCATCTGGATTGGCCGCTCAAAGCCTACTGGGCAAGGTATATGCTTTTAGAGGTGATTATGCCAGTGCAGAACCATTTCTAGCAGCTGTTGTGGAAGGAGCTGGAGCGGCGGGAGTCAGCTTAAAAGAAAACTTCGACGAAATTTTTGGTGCACAAAATGAAGTTGAGAATTCTGAGATTATTTTTTCAACTCAGATAGTAAGTTCAATAGTCGACGAATATAGTCCAGCTTCCCGTTTTTGGAATTGGTTTGTTGGAGATGATTCAAAATCAGATTTTCCAGTTGACCAAGATTTGGTTGCCGCTTTTGATGCCAGTGATGCCAACGGTGGCGGTACCGATTTAAGAAGGGCGGTGACACTTAACGATGATGGATTGACAGCTATAAAGTTTCCTAAAGAAGGTGATTTAGGGCCTGATCACGATTGGATAGAGATTCGATTGGCGGATATTATCCTGTTATATGCGGAAACCTTAAATGAAAATGGTGCTCCTGCTTCAACGGTACTTCCGCTATTGGACGACATAAGAACTAGAGCAGGCTTAAATAGCTTGACAGGGACAATAAGCTCACAAGCCGAAGTTAAACAGGCTATTCTAGATGAAAGACGATTGGAATTAGCCTTTGAGGGACATAGATGGTTCGATTTGGTAAGAACAGGTACCGTGGATGCGGAAATGGGAGAAACTATAGATGCCAATTATTATGTGTTTCCCATTCCTATTTCCGAAATTCTAGCAACTAATGGAATAATTACCCAGAATCCTGGGTATTGA
- a CDS encoding TonB-dependent receptor: MNLTRKLIMVVVLLVNIQLFAQEISVTGTVTDVNNTPIPGANIIVLNTTRGTQSDFDGNYAITVSSGETLQFSYIGYGAKTVTITDQTTVDITLLEDTSVLDEVVVIGYGTRKKSSLTGAVAKVDGSEIAGIQATRVDDALAGKLPGVLIQNQDGSPGADPKIQVRAASSISGDSNPLIVVDGYPISGSLATVNPNDIQSLEVLKDAASAAIYGSRGANGVILITTKKGKSGKVSFSYNAFTSTSSKYRDNILKSGPEWAEISRREIAAGNWDLSQIDPDFVEYRLNAYENSPGAISSEDWLFQNGSIMSHDFSASGGSENVNFFASLGYQNAEGVIITEGFERLNARLNIDAKLGKKFRAGLSFNGFTSHRDILGHEMRDLLRAYGVHPIYHTEESIAFVQQLDQQAQALGLASFDNGYRGSTYEASSIYELEPGMAAQDWHYGRANNGIGGSGDAGPAAKLDNTERWERTFFGNISSYVQYEILEGLNIKTVLGGDLRDTQFYEHRLLGFDSRARSTETYMNQTDLKEFSVLSETTLNFARTFGKHDVSAVLGLEFQTNKFIGTALRGTNVPDTEIQNFNLFEPENITVTEREETRARESVFGRINYTYDNRFLFSASLRRDGDSRFGANKRYETFPALSVGWNLHNEAFWDPISEWISIFKPRFSTGSLGTTSFLGSYDALRLLEPQPTVYGIGFLIPDNVDNPDLTWQTNTERNYGIDLGFFSNRIRLGVDYYTSDIEDILINQSISEVLGTPSIVINSGDVRSSGFEFELNAIVVNNEDFSWNLGANLATVETEITDLGGLTELPQTVYGQSGRGPVFRNYVGGEIGEMWGLETIGNVEMIYLEDGTRNPNNNTGTAYVVDQNGDGVIDNTRTVEDGGDLVKIGQNTPDFYWGLNSSINYKAFDMSFQFQGAHGGEVYNIDPHYYGSEFGGRLVDSFDANEDGIADNNGEFYIGKRFQTDAYIQDASYVALRNLTIGYTLNPELTGKVGVNNVRLYVAATNLLYLWGDDYTSYNPEGVQTEGDDYLGPTTYGAQVGASPIVRSFTLGLNVNF, translated from the coding sequence ATGAATTTAACAAGGAAACTAATTATGGTTGTGGTGTTGCTGGTCAACATACAGCTATTTGCCCAAGAAATTTCGGTAACGGGTACTGTTACCGATGTGAACAATACACCCATACCAGGGGCTAACATTATAGTATTGAACACTACAAGAGGTACTCAATCTGACTTTGATGGTAATTATGCCATTACTGTTTCAAGTGGGGAAACGCTACAATTCTCGTACATAGGATATGGAGCGAAAACAGTTACAATTACCGACCAAACAACAGTGGATATTACATTATTGGAGGACACCTCGGTGTTGGACGAAGTGGTTGTCATCGGATATGGTACGCGAAAAAAATCCTCATTGACCGGGGCCGTTGCCAAGGTAGATGGATCAGAGATTGCGGGTATTCAGGCTACTAGGGTCGATGATGCATTGGCCGGTAAATTACCAGGCGTTTTAATCCAAAATCAAGATGGATCACCGGGTGCCGATCCTAAAATTCAGGTTAGGGCTGCATCATCCATATCTGGAGATTCAAATCCATTGATAGTTGTTGATGGATATCCAATTTCAGGAAGTTTGGCAACCGTCAACCCAAATGATATCCAAAGCTTGGAGGTGTTAAAAGATGCAGCTTCTGCCGCTATATATGGTTCTAGGGGTGCCAACGGTGTGATTTTGATTACAACTAAAAAAGGAAAATCCGGTAAAGTAAGTTTTAGTTACAATGCCTTTACCAGTACCTCAAGTAAGTATCGAGACAATATTCTCAAGTCAGGGCCCGAGTGGGCAGAGATATCGAGAAGGGAAATTGCCGCCGGGAATTGGGACCTATCCCAAATTGATCCCGATTTTGTAGAATATAGGTTAAATGCTTATGAAAATTCACCGGGTGCGATAAGTTCAGAAGATTGGCTTTTTCAAAATGGTAGTATTATGAGTCATGACTTTAGCGCTAGTGGAGGCTCAGAAAATGTGAACTTTTTTGCCTCATTGGGTTATCAAAATGCGGAAGGTGTCATCATTACCGAAGGTTTTGAAAGATTGAACGCCCGTTTGAATATCGATGCTAAACTTGGAAAGAAGTTTAGGGCGGGACTTAGTTTCAATGGCTTCACATCTCATAGGGACATCCTTGGTCATGAAATGAGAGATCTCTTAAGAGCATATGGCGTTCATCCTATTTACCATACAGAAGAGTCCATTGCCTTTGTTCAACAGTTGGACCAGCAAGCGCAAGCTTTGGGTCTTGCTTCGTTTGATAATGGTTATAGGGGTTCCACATACGAGGCAAGTAGTATTTATGAGTTAGAGCCCGGAATGGCTGCACAGGACTGGCATTATGGTAGAGCGAATAATGGTATTGGTGGTTCTGGTGATGCAGGTCCTGCGGCTAAACTTGATAACACCGAACGTTGGGAAAGAACATTTTTTGGTAATATTAGCTCTTATGTGCAATATGAAATTCTTGAGGGATTAAATATAAAAACCGTTTTGGGTGGGGATTTAAGGGACACCCAATTTTATGAACACCGGCTATTGGGATTTGATTCTAGGGCAAGGTCTACGGAAACCTACATGAATCAAACAGATTTAAAAGAGTTCTCAGTATTGAGCGAGACCACCTTGAACTTTGCAAGAACCTTCGGTAAACATGACGTATCTGCTGTATTGGGTCTTGAATTTCAAACCAATAAATTTATAGGCACAGCTTTAAGGGGTACTAATGTCCCGGATACGGAAATACAAAATTTCAACTTGTTCGAACCTGAAAATATTACGGTAACGGAAAGAGAAGAAACCAGGGCAAGAGAAAGTGTTTTTGGAAGAATCAACTATACCTACGACAATCGTTTCTTGTTCTCTGCATCCTTAAGAAGGGATGGAGACTCACGTTTTGGGGCAAATAAAAGATACGAAACATTCCCAGCGCTTTCTGTGGGTTGGAATCTTCATAATGAAGCATTTTGGGACCCAATTTCAGAATGGATAAGTATTTTTAAGCCAAGATTTAGTACGGGCTCTTTGGGAACCACCTCCTTCTTGGGGTCATATGATGCCCTAAGATTATTAGAGCCACAACCCACAGTTTATGGGATTGGCTTCTTGATTCCAGATAATGTGGATAACCCAGATCTGACATGGCAAACCAATACGGAGCGTAACTATGGTATTGATTTGGGATTCTTCTCCAACCGTATTCGATTGGGTGTGGATTACTATACTTCTGACATTGAGGATATTTTGATTAATCAAAGTATTTCGGAAGTACTGGGTACGCCATCTATAGTAATAAATTCTGGTGATGTAAGAAGTTCCGGTTTCGAGTTTGAATTGAATGCAATAGTAGTGAACAATGAAGATTTCTCGTGGAACCTTGGAGCTAACTTGGCTACGGTTGAAACTGAAATAACAGATTTAGGTGGTCTAACTGAATTGCCACAAACTGTTTACGGTCAAAGTGGTAGAGGTCCGGTATTTAGAAATTATGTAGGCGGCGAAATCGGTGAAATGTGGGGATTGGAGACCATTGGAAACGTTGAAATGATCTACTTGGAAGATGGTACAAGAAATCCGAATAACAATACAGGTACAGCGTATGTGGTGGACCAAAATGGTGATGGGGTTATTGATAATACCAGAACTGTTGAAGATGGTGGGGACTTGGTCAAAATTGGTCAGAATACACCAGATTTTTATTGGGGTTTGAACAGTTCAATTAATTACAAAGCTTTCGATATGTCATTCCAATTTCAAGGTGCTCATGGAGGTGAGGTTTACAATATCGACCCTCATTATTATGGATCTGAATTTGGTGGCAGGCTAGTAGATAGTTTTGATGCCAATGAGGATGGTATCGCCGATAATAACGGCGAATTTTATATTGGTAAAAGGTTTCAGACCGATGCTTACATCCAAGACGCCTCATACGTAGCACTTAGAAACCTTACGATTGGTTATACGCTTAATCCAGAACTTACTGGAAAAGTGGGCGTAAACAATGTAAGGTTGTACGTTGCGGCCACTAACTTACTGTACCTCTGGGGTGATGATTATACCTCTTACAACCCAGAAGGTGTACAGACTGAGGGCGATGATTATCTAGGGCCTACAACGTATGGAGCGCAAGTAGGTGCAAGTCCAATAGTTAGAAGCTTTACACTTGGTTTGAACGTTAATTTTTAA
- a CDS encoding sugar kinase: MPKKLVTFGEVMMRLSPPGYSKFAQVSSLELVYGGGEANVSISCAYLGMKAAHVTRFPNNALGKAATQFLRKHWLSTEHVIYGDTMIGKYFLEKGAVHRSSEVIYERERSSFSAIKPSMINWENILRDADWFHWTGITPAISEGAALCCLDAIKTANKMGVKVSGDINSRDNMWNYGKTMQEVMPELVQNCDIVITSSRGIHELFGTGESKDKFRAAAEKLMDKFPKINKVVGKTRRSVSASHQQIHGKIWNGCEYIKTETLNITPVIDRVGTGDAFAAGLIYGLLHYDTDEQALNFASAACALKHTVPGDVNLVSLDNVTSLMDGDTSGAIKR; this comes from the coding sequence ATGCCGAAAAAATTAGTGACCTTTGGTGAAGTAATGATGCGTTTATCCCCTCCTGGATATTCCAAATTTGCACAAGTATCCTCTTTGGAACTAGTCTATGGTGGTGGTGAAGCAAATGTTTCAATTTCTTGTGCCTATCTAGGCATGAAAGCTGCGCATGTGACCCGGTTTCCCAATAATGCTCTTGGAAAGGCCGCTACGCAATTTTTGCGGAAGCATTGGTTGAGTACTGAACATGTTATTTATGGCGATACCATGATCGGTAAATACTTTTTGGAAAAAGGAGCTGTTCATAGATCGAGTGAAGTAATCTACGAAAGGGAGAGGTCTTCTTTCTCAGCAATAAAACCATCAATGATCAATTGGGAAAATATACTCAGAGATGCAGATTGGTTTCATTGGACCGGAATCACCCCAGCTATTTCAGAAGGTGCTGCCCTATGCTGTTTAGACGCCATTAAAACGGCTAACAAAATGGGTGTCAAAGTTTCTGGAGATATCAATTCACGGGACAACATGTGGAACTATGGCAAAACTATGCAAGAAGTGATGCCAGAATTGGTACAAAATTGCGATATCGTCATTACAAGTAGCCGTGGAATTCATGAGCTGTTCGGTACAGGGGAATCGAAAGATAAATTTCGCGCCGCCGCCGAAAAACTTATGGACAAATTCCCAAAAATCAATAAAGTGGTGGGAAAAACCAGAAGATCAGTAAGTGCATCGCACCAACAAATACATGGTAAAATCTGGAACGGGTGCGAATACATAAAAACAGAGACCCTAAATATTACACCCGTTATTGACCGGGTTGGCACCGGCGATGCTTTTGCGGCCGGTTTAATCTATGGATTATTGCATTATGATACTGATGAACAGGCCTTAAATTTCGCATCTGCAGCATGTGCACTTAAGCATACTGTTCCTGGGGATGTAAATTTGGTATCATTGGATAATGTTACAAGTTTGATGGACGGAGACACTTCAGGAGCAATAAAAAGATAG
- a CDS encoding VCBS repeat-containing protein, giving the protein MIPLKFITRLKSFLHITFIWLFALVLSCCKTEEHEKEIAVYNKHCASCHVAPKINELPKDIWKNAILPDMFSRMEVENINQKEYKGPFISETTDFKPRISINDVLLLEQFILNNAPDKLEMNEIPKMEQLDDFEQIPIALDNQNGALITYLDYNHDVSKLYFGTVSGTLNTYDFRSKEINNVFQGETPVTWFNQRDTISYVTEIGLFDPSELERGAISKIGKRNTQKILENFHRPVHTVVQDLNGDGKDELVISEFGNETGKLSMLVERDTSRFEKTVLLNQSGCIRTIAKDMNHDDKLDLVVLTSQGREGITILYQKEGLRFEAENVLKFSPVYGSSWFELVDYNNDGYIDIITVNGDNADKSYVQKPYHGMRIHLNDGNGNYEEAYFYPLNGATRVAAADFDEDGDIDFGLISSFPDYERAPQASFVYLENINSKKFEFKTKILKDPDAGRWFLMDAEDIDNDGDKDIILSSLTYTFSPTPEDLLKHWSENNVDLMVLKNELK; this is encoded by the coding sequence ATGATTCCCTTAAAATTTATCACTAGGCTCAAATCATTCCTACATATCACTTTTATATGGCTTTTCGCCCTTGTTCTAAGTTGTTGTAAAACTGAAGAACATGAAAAAGAAATAGCAGTCTACAACAAACATTGTGCAAGTTGTCATGTGGCCCCTAAAATTAATGAACTACCAAAGGACATCTGGAAGAATGCTATTCTTCCAGATATGTTTTCTCGGATGGAGGTGGAAAATATAAACCAAAAGGAGTATAAGGGACCTTTTATATCAGAAACAACCGATTTTAAACCCAGGATTAGCATAAACGACGTTTTGTTGCTTGAGCAATTCATCCTAAACAATGCCCCGGATAAACTGGAAATGAATGAGATTCCAAAAATGGAGCAATTAGATGATTTTGAACAGATTCCCATCGCCCTTGATAATCAAAATGGTGCCCTCATAACTTATTTGGATTACAATCATGATGTTTCAAAACTATACTTTGGAACTGTTTCAGGAACGCTGAATACCTACGATTTCAGGAGTAAAGAAATAAACAATGTGTTTCAAGGAGAAACACCTGTTACCTGGTTTAATCAAAGAGATACTATCAGCTATGTAACTGAAATTGGATTATTTGACCCTTCAGAATTAGAACGAGGGGCCATAAGCAAGATAGGCAAAAGGAATACCCAGAAAATATTGGAAAATTTCCATCGCCCTGTACATACCGTCGTTCAGGACTTGAACGGTGATGGCAAAGATGAGTTGGTAATCAGTGAATTTGGAAATGAAACAGGAAAATTATCCATGTTAGTAGAGCGTGATACATCCAGGTTTGAAAAGACCGTGCTTTTAAACCAATCAGGCTGTATCAGAACCATTGCCAAGGATATGAATCATGACGATAAGCTTGACTTGGTCGTTTTGACATCACAAGGAAGAGAAGGAATTACAATTTTGTACCAAAAGGAAGGGTTAAGGTTTGAGGCGGAAAATGTTTTGAAATTTAGCCCTGTATATGGGAGCAGCTGGTTTGAACTTGTCGATTACAACAATGATGGTTACATAGATATTATTACGGTAAATGGGGACAATGCCGATAAATCATATGTACAAAAACCTTATCATGGCATGCGCATTCATCTCAATGATGGAAATGGCAATTACGAAGAGGCCTATTTCTATCCCCTAAATGGAGCAACACGAGTGGCCGCGGCCGACTTTGATGAAGATGGGGATATTGATTTTGGATTGATTAGTTCCTTTCCAGATTATGAAAGGGCTCCACAAGCATCCTTTGTATACCTTGAAAACATAAACTCCAAAAAATTTGAGTTTAAGACCAAGATTTTAAAAGACCCGGATGCAGGACGATGGTTTTTGATGGACGCCGAAGATATTGATAACGATGGGGACAAGGATATCATCCTAAGCTCACTGACTTACACGTTTTCACCAACACCTGAAGATTTGTTAAAACACTGGTCAGAGAACAATGTTGACCTTATGGTTTTAAAAAATGAATTGAAATAG